One part of the Lotus japonicus ecotype B-129 chromosome 2, LjGifu_v1.2 genome encodes these proteins:
- the LOC130740259 gene encoding ubiquinol oxidase 1, mitochondrial-like: MMMMRRGVVNTALLAAKGSWVRAPASASSMYGGGLRSFSTAMAEKEVEPSPQHSAGGKKDEKGVMSYWGIQTSKVTKQDGTEWKWNCFRPWETYKADVSIDLEKHHPTKTFMDKLAYWTVKSLRYPTDLFFQRRYGCRAMMLETVAAVPGMVAGMLLHLKSLRRFEHSGGWIKALLEEAENERMHLMTFMEVSDPKWYERALVITVQGVFFNAYFFGYLVSPKFAHRVVGYLEEEAIHSYTEFLKELDSGKIENVPAPAIAIDYWQLPQNATLRDVVMVVRADEAHHRDVNHFASDIILQGRELRDAPAPIGYH; this comes from the exons atgatgatgatgaggcgTGGGGTTGTGAACACTGCGCTGTTGGCGGCGAAGGGTTCTTGGGTTAGAGCACCTGCTTCTGCTTCTTCCATGTATGGTGGTGGTTTGAGGAGTTTCTCCACCGCTATGGCAGAGAAGGAGGTTGAACCTTCTCCTCAGCACAGTGCTGGTGGGAAGAAAGATGAAAAGGGGGTTATGAGTTACTGGGGGATTCAAACTTCTAAGGTTACCAAACAGGATGGTACAGAGTGGAAATGGAATTGCTTCAGG CCATGGGAAACTTACAAAGCAGATGTGTCAATTGATCTGGAAAAGCATCACCCAACAAAGACGTTTATGGACAAGCTGGCCTATTGGACTGTCAAGAGCCTCAGATACCCCACTGATTTGTTTTTCCAG AGAAGGTATGGATGCCGAGCAATGATGCTGGAGACAGTGGCAGCTGTGCCAGGCATGGTAGCAGGCATGCTGCTCCACCTGAAATCGCTGCGGCGATTCGAGCACAGTGGTGGATGGATCAAAGCACTCCTGGAAGAAGCAGAAAATGAGCGTATGCATCTGATGACCTTCATGGAAGTGTCAGATCCCAAGTGGTATGAGCGTGCTCTTGTGATAACTGTCCAAGGAGTTTTCTTCAATGCATACTTCTTTGGCTATTTGGTCTCACCTAAATTTGCGCACCGCGTGGTTGGTTACCTTGAGGAAGAGGCTATCCACTCCTACACTGAGTTCTTGAAGGAGCTAGACAGtggtaaaatagaaaatgttCCAGCTCCAGCCATTGCCATAGACTATTGGCAGCTTCCACAAAACGCAACTTTAAGGGATGTTGTCATGGTTGTGAGAGCTGATGAGGCACATCATCGTGATGTCAACCACTTTGCATCG GACATAATCCTCCAAGGACGAGAGTTGAGAGATGCTCCTGCTCCAATTGGTTATCACTAA